In the genome of Deinococcus deserti VCD115, one region contains:
- a CDS encoding zinc-dependent alcohol dehydrogenase: MKALVWQGINKVAVERVPDPEILQPTDAIVRVTCTAICGSDLHLLDGYVPSMVHGDILGHEFMGEVVEVGADVRKVKVGDRVIVPFPIACGKCWYCQKGLTSLCDNSNPNPRLAETMWGYASAGLYGYSHITGGYAGGQAQFVRTVFADANLYKVPQGLSDEQVLFLTDILPTGYMAAENCNIQEGDVVAVFGAGPVGQFCIRSAFLLGAERVIAIDRFPERLELARRAGAETINYEEDEVFERLKAMTAGRGPDSVMDAVGLEAHGTGMLGVADAVKQTTRVLESDRPHALRAALMACRKGGTVSVPGVYGGLADKIPLGAFVNKGLTMKTGQTHVHRYLDVLTDHIMRGDIDPTQVITHRLSLDEAPHAYHIFKHKHDGCIKCVLDPWADPKDHAPVK, translated from the coding sequence ATGAAGGCACTGGTCTGGCAGGGCATCAACAAGGTCGCGGTGGAGCGCGTGCCCGACCCCGAGATTCTTCAGCCCACCGACGCCATCGTGCGGGTAACGTGTACAGCCATCTGTGGTTCTGACCTGCACCTCCTCGACGGCTACGTGCCCAGCATGGTTCACGGAGACATCCTGGGTCACGAATTCATGGGCGAAGTCGTGGAAGTCGGCGCTGACGTCCGCAAGGTCAAGGTTGGCGACCGCGTCATCGTGCCCTTCCCTATCGCCTGTGGGAAGTGCTGGTACTGCCAGAAGGGCCTGACCTCGCTGTGCGACAACTCCAACCCCAACCCCCGGCTGGCCGAGACGATGTGGGGCTATGCGTCGGCTGGCCTGTATGGGTACTCGCACATTACCGGCGGCTACGCTGGCGGGCAGGCGCAGTTCGTGCGTACGGTCTTTGCCGATGCCAACCTCTACAAGGTGCCTCAGGGTCTCAGTGATGAGCAGGTGCTGTTCCTGACGGACATTCTGCCCACCGGGTACATGGCGGCCGAGAACTGCAACATCCAGGAAGGCGACGTAGTGGCCGTATTTGGCGCAGGGCCAGTCGGACAGTTCTGCATCCGCAGTGCGTTTCTGCTGGGTGCCGAACGTGTGATCGCCATTGACCGTTTCCCCGAACGTCTGGAGCTGGCACGGCGTGCAGGTGCCGAGACCATCAACTACGAAGAGGATGAGGTCTTCGAGCGGCTGAAAGCCATGACTGCCGGCCGTGGTCCCGACAGCGTGATGGACGCTGTTGGCCTGGAAGCCCACGGCACAGGCATGCTTGGCGTTGCCGACGCCGTCAAGCAGACGACCCGGGTCCTGGAAAGTGACCGGCCCCATGCCCTTCGCGCTGCGCTGATGGCGTGCCGCAAGGGTGGCACGGTGAGTGTTCCCGGCGTGTACGGTGGGCTGGCTGACAAGATTCCACTGGGTGCATTCGTAAATAAGGGGCTGACCATGAAAACTGGCCAGACCCACGTGCACCGCTACCTGGATGTCCTGACCGATCACATCATGCGCGGTGACATTGACCCCACTCAGGTCATTACCCACCGACTCAGCCTGGACGAAGCGCCCCATGCCTACCACATCTTCAAGCACAAGCATGACGGCTGCATCAAGTGCGTGCTGGACCCCTGGGCCGATCCTAAAGATCACGCTCCAGTGAAGTAA
- a CDS encoding DUF4384 domain-containing protein, producing the protein MKYILMTLGLAAGVSSAYAQNSPKITSQSIIVNPVASPLKVSVWTAKDPTGSKIPTYVAGDRMTLNVKTTQDAYVYLFNVDQKGNIDLILPNKFTSGANFIKANTTKSFPSKEDKFTFDIAGPAGLNKVLAVASKTELDLNDIAQFKEDQTTGFATVTVRGGQNGLAQALSIIVKPLPSKDWVTDVAQYQISAKVATPPVPVASTTATWKSTFKSALGLNRVYEFYANQLKALGYEADQTTTTRQQIVGDFSMADQSTANLTVKQRPGTTTYDVVLTRKE; encoded by the coding sequence ATGAAATATATTCTGATGACCCTCGGTCTGGCAGCAGGCGTCTCGTCGGCATACGCCCAGAACTCCCCGAAAATTACGTCGCAGAGCATCATTGTCAATCCAGTGGCCTCCCCACTTAAGGTGAGCGTCTGGACGGCCAAAGATCCCACGGGCTCGAAGATTCCCACGTATGTGGCAGGCGACCGCATGACATTAAACGTGAAGACGACTCAGGATGCCTACGTTTATCTGTTTAATGTGGATCAGAAAGGCAATATCGACCTGATTCTTCCAAATAAGTTTACCAGCGGTGCCAACTTCATCAAAGCAAACACGACCAAGAGCTTTCCCAGCAAAGAGGACAAGTTCACCTTCGATATTGCTGGCCCGGCCGGGTTGAACAAGGTCCTGGCGGTAGCAAGCAAGACTGAACTGGATCTGAACGATATTGCTCAGTTCAAGGAAGACCAAACGACCGGCTTTGCCACGGTGACGGTTCGTGGTGGTCAGAATGGACTGGCCCAGGCGCTGTCCATTATCGTCAAGCCGCTGCCCTCCAAGGATTGGGTCACGGATGTCGCTCAGTACCAGATCTCGGCGAAGGTGGCGACGCCCCCCGTACCAGTGGCGTCAACGACAGCCACCTGGAAATCCACGTTCAAGTCCGCACTGGGGCTGAACCGCGTGTACGAGTTCTATGCCAACCAGCTCAAGGCCCTGGGCTACGAGGCGGACCAGACGACGACCACCCGCCAGCAGATCGTGGGCGACTTCTCTATGGCCGACCAGTCCACTGCCAACCTGACGGTCAAGCAGCGGCCCGGAACCACGACCTACGATGTCGTCCTGACGCGTAAGGAATAA
- a CDS encoding DUF790 family protein: MLPTELLMFRVKAGIVEPRRLKPTTANLGLAQTLIETFEANIGRRRWELDDDLRTLEAGRQDFKVLRGLAHLLTNMSAFEAGGTVEPVHVRSKVFELAQAHVPSRKGATLILEQAARSLSQDHALSPAEVQASLYADLPDQQTLVAFDPPAPLELIHRFDLAQAQGMLYRAYELVITARRNEPARYKQLLKYLKFFGLMVTVEGDANFGFTLTLDGPTSLFGGTTRYGLAMAKFLPALLHVTKWDLSAALKPRKDLAWVDPGDDEWSFQLTSEDGYVSHYKPPEEHDSALESGFAERFAKTETPWTLEREVDLVPVPGGVILPDFRLVQGQRSVLVEIVGYWRPEYLRKKFELLRKAQRTDVIVCVSERLNLEKAGVDPSDFGDRVVWFKGVLNPRDVLAVAERVAQISS; encoded by the coding sequence ATGCTGCCCACTGAACTGCTGATGTTTCGCGTCAAGGCAGGCATTGTCGAGCCCCGGCGGCTGAAACCCACCACCGCCAACCTGGGGCTGGCCCAGACGCTGATTGAGACGTTCGAGGCCAATATCGGCCGGCGCCGCTGGGAACTGGATGACGATCTGCGCACCCTGGAGGCAGGCCGCCAGGATTTCAAGGTGCTTCGGGGGCTGGCGCATCTGCTGACCAACATGAGTGCCTTCGAAGCGGGTGGAACCGTGGAGCCTGTCCACGTGCGCTCAAAGGTCTTCGAGCTTGCCCAGGCGCACGTGCCCAGTCGCAAGGGCGCCACGCTGATTCTGGAGCAGGCGGCCAGAAGCCTGTCGCAGGACCACGCGCTTTCTCCTGCGGAAGTGCAGGCCAGCCTGTACGCGGACCTGCCGGACCAGCAGACGCTGGTCGCGTTTGATCCGCCGGCACCACTGGAACTGATTCACCGCTTTGATCTGGCCCAGGCGCAGGGCATGCTGTACCGCGCCTACGAACTGGTGATCACAGCGCGGCGCAACGAGCCGGCCCGCTACAAGCAACTGCTGAAATACCTGAAATTTTTTGGCCTGATGGTCACGGTCGAGGGAGACGCGAACTTCGGCTTTACGCTGACGCTTGACGGCCCGACCTCGCTGTTCGGAGGCACGACCCGTTATGGGCTGGCCATGGCAAAATTCCTGCCTGCCCTGCTGCACGTCACCAAGTGGGACCTGAGCGCAGCCCTCAAACCTCGCAAGGATCTGGCCTGGGTCGATCCGGGGGACGATGAATGGTCATTTCAGCTCACCAGTGAAGACGGGTATGTCAGCCACTACAAGCCTCCTGAAGAGCATGACTCGGCCCTGGAATCCGGCTTTGCTGAGCGTTTCGCCAAGACAGAGACCCCCTGGACCCTGGAACGTGAGGTCGACCTTGTGCCTGTGCCGGGCGGCGTGATTCTGCCGGACTTCCGGCTGGTGCAGGGTCAGCGGAGTGTGCTGGTTGAAATCGTGGGGTACTGGCGCCCGGAGTACCTGCGCAAAAAGTTTGAACTGCTCCGCAAGGCCCAGCGTACGGACGTCATTGTGTGCGTCTCAGAGCGGTTGAACCTGGAAAAGGCTGGCGTCGACCCCAGTGATTTCGGAGACCGGGTGGTGTGGTTCAAGGGCGTCTTGAACCCCAGGGACGTGCTGGCCGTTGCCGAGCGGGTGGCCCAGATCTCATCCTGA
- a CDS encoding DEAD/DEAH box helicase, which yields MAPTLRLDRGTLVMHGVPDAVVDHFTWDARSQSWRAPGQAYREIVEGLREAGLSFRDDAAGFSKLELGYARDVTPYAHQTQALQAWKKAGRRGVVVLPTGAGKTLVAQLALRDTPRSALICVPTLDLLQQWYAGLVAAFPDAQVGLLGGGSHDETPLLVSTYDSAAIHAETLAGRYALQIFDEAHHLPSDYTRVIAQMGLAPYRLGLTATPRRSDGRERDLDGLIGPVVYQVAPEDLAGDTLADYREVVIRVRLSQTEQRRYDECIRIRNDFLRRAGIRLGTLDGWKQFVMNSGTPQGRTAMLAHREARSLAYGTEGKLRVLEEILVNHPAERTLIFTDDNATVYRISREFLIPAITHQTPVKERHGLLEKFRSGAYRILVTSRVLNEGVDVPEASVAVVLSGTATEREHIQRLGRILRKAEGKTAVLYEVITEGTSEERVSQQRRGQWKPGQAAGDIDYGDLNAAH from the coding sequence ATGGCCCCCACCCTGCGACTTGACCGGGGTACGCTCGTGATGCATGGCGTGCCTGACGCTGTGGTGGACCATTTTACCTGGGATGCCCGCAGCCAGTCCTGGCGCGCACCGGGACAGGCCTACCGCGAGATCGTAGAAGGCCTGCGGGAAGCCGGACTGTCCTTCCGCGACGACGCGGCCGGGTTCTCGAAACTTGAACTCGGGTACGCCCGGGACGTGACCCCTTACGCGCATCAGACGCAGGCGTTACAGGCCTGGAAGAAGGCAGGCCGGCGCGGCGTGGTCGTGCTGCCCACCGGGGCTGGTAAGACCCTGGTGGCTCAGCTGGCCCTGCGGGATACGCCGCGCTCTGCCCTGATCTGCGTGCCTACCCTGGACCTGCTGCAGCAGTGGTACGCCGGACTGGTTGCAGCGTTTCCGGACGCGCAGGTGGGGTTGCTGGGTGGGGGCAGCCACGATGAAACGCCGCTGCTGGTCAGTACCTACGATTCTGCGGCCATTCATGCCGAGACGCTGGCTGGCCGCTACGCCCTGCAGATTTTCGACGAGGCCCACCACCTGCCCAGCGACTACACCCGGGTAATTGCGCAGATGGGCCTGGCTCCCTACCGTCTGGGCCTGACCGCGACGCCCAGGCGCAGCGACGGCCGGGAACGCGATCTGGACGGCCTGATCGGGCCTGTGGTGTATCAGGTCGCGCCGGAGGACCTGGCCGGAGATACCCTGGCGGACTACCGCGAGGTCGTGATCCGGGTGCGGCTGAGTCAGACCGAGCAGCGGCGCTACGACGAATGCATCCGGATACGGAACGACTTCCTGCGCCGCGCGGGCATCCGGCTGGGAACCCTGGACGGCTGGAAGCAGTTCGTGATGAACAGCGGCACCCCCCAGGGACGCACGGCCATGCTGGCCCACCGCGAGGCGCGCAGCCTGGCTTACGGCACCGAGGGCAAACTGCGCGTTCTCGAAGAGATCCTGGTCAACCATCCGGCCGAGCGGACGCTGATCTTCACCGATGACAACGCCACCGTGTACCGGATCAGCCGCGAATTCCTGATTCCGGCCATCACGCACCAGACCCCGGTCAAGGAACGGCACGGCCTGCTTGAAAAGTTTCGCAGCGGCGCCTACCGCATTCTGGTGACCAGCCGTGTGCTCAACGAGGGCGTGGACGTGCCTGAGGCCAGCGTGGCAGTCGTGCTGTCCGGGACAGCCACCGAACGCGAGCATATCCAGCGGCTGGGCCGCATCCTGCGCAAGGCGGAAGGCAAAACGGCCGTGCTGTACGAGGTCATCACCGAAGGCACCAGCGAGGAACGTGTCAGCCAGCAGCGGCGGGGGCAGTGGAAGCCCGGGCAGGCAGCAGGCGACATTGATTACGGGGACCTGAATGCTGCCCACTGA
- a CDS encoding glycogen synthase produces the protein MRVLHVTSEVFPFSRSGGLGDVLGALPAVQATLGAQVSVLSPWYGSLAGAPEQIWAGDVADVGPVRVGELRQDGVRFLFLGLPEFEREGLYHPDDVWRFCTYGRAVLPVLRALNEVPDVLHGHDWQAGLVVAHAHEAGWRTVYTVHNLQYQGRWNLAEASGWSGLGPAWLTHEGAEFYGDLNLMKAGLIAANHVTTVSPQYAREITTQQYGEGLQGVLLRLTLEGRLSGIINGLDQERWNPRTDPDVPAYSDLAGKAAATQALRTEFGLDKAPVLGVVSRLADQKGMDLLIEALPRLVHNWNVVVLGGGDPLLTAALEGWAQHPRVSFAQGMNEALAHQIYAGSDAFAMPSRFEPCGLSQMIAMRYGTLPVVRETGGLVDTVPPDVGFRFQPATPEALVEACQQARAAFEDQSDWEARVARAMALDFSWDGPAREYLALYERVVTG, from the coding sequence ATGCGTGTGCTGCATGTAACGTCGGAAGTCTTTCCTTTCTCGCGCTCCGGAGGCCTGGGCGACGTGCTGGGAGCCTTGCCTGCGGTTCAGGCCACACTTGGCGCCCAGGTCAGTGTGCTGTCTCCGTGGTATGGGTCGCTGGCTGGCGCTCCTGAACAGATCTGGGCGGGCGACGTGGCGGATGTCGGGCCGGTCCGGGTCGGTGAATTGCGGCAGGACGGCGTGCGTTTTCTGTTCCTGGGCCTGCCGGAGTTCGAGCGCGAGGGGCTGTACCATCCCGACGACGTGTGGCGCTTCTGCACCTACGGCCGGGCCGTCTTGCCTGTACTCCGCGCGCTGAACGAGGTTCCTGACGTGCTGCATGGCCACGACTGGCAGGCTGGGCTGGTGGTCGCGCACGCGCACGAGGCAGGCTGGCGCACTGTGTACACGGTGCACAACCTGCAGTACCAGGGACGCTGGAATCTGGCGGAAGCGTCCGGATGGAGCGGGCTGGGACCAGCATGGCTGACCCATGAGGGAGCCGAATTCTACGGTGACCTGAACCTGATGAAGGCCGGGTTGATCGCAGCGAACCACGTGACTACGGTCAGCCCGCAGTACGCCCGTGAAATCACGACCCAGCAGTACGGCGAAGGACTTCAGGGCGTCCTGCTGCGGCTGACGCTGGAGGGCCGCCTCAGTGGCATCATCAATGGTCTGGATCAGGAGCGCTGGAACCCACGTACGGACCCGGATGTGCCCGCCTACAGCGACCTGGCAGGCAAGGCGGCTGCCACACAGGCCCTGCGCACCGAGTTCGGTCTGGACAAGGCTCCGGTGCTGGGGGTGGTCAGCCGGCTGGCCGACCAGAAAGGCATGGACCTGCTGATCGAGGCCCTGCCCAGGCTGGTTCATAACTGGAACGTGGTGGTTCTGGGCGGGGGCGATCCCCTCCTGACCGCTGCTCTGGAAGGGTGGGCGCAACACCCCCGCGTCAGCTTCGCCCAGGGCATGAACGAGGCGCTGGCCCACCAGATCTACGCGGGTTCGGACGCTTTTGCCATGCCCAGCCGCTTTGAGCCCTGCGGGCTCTCGCAGATGATTGCCATGCGCTACGGCACCCTGCCGGTGGTGCGCGAAACCGGTGGGCTGGTGGATACGGTGCCGCCAGACGTGGGCTTCCGCTTTCAGCCGGCCACACCCGAAGCATTGGTGGAAGCCTGCCAGCAGGCGCGCGCGGCGTTTGAGGACCAGTCGGACTGGGAAGCCCGGGTGGCCCGGGCCATGGCCCTGGACTTCAGCTGGGACGGACCGGCGCGTGAATATCTCGCGCTGTACGAGCGAGTTGTGACCGGCTGA
- a CDS encoding alpha/beta fold hydrolase, with protein MTRLPTVVMLHAYPLSAAMWDKQARALEDAGMRVLKPDLPGFGGQDGHMTSLQDTAQALLETFPEEPLALVGLSMGGYLALELLAQAPGRFDRVVLADTTLRADSPEKQADRLAQAERVLREGSGFLVEAARDEHAPATFEQVKPMIELASRSGIAGALRAMAERQDQRHTLEALKVPLLVVVGANDQLTPVDRAQEIAAAGRGQLMVLPEAAHLSNMDQPEAFNTALLEFLKS; from the coding sequence ATGACACGACTCCCCACTGTAGTCATGCTGCACGCCTACCCACTGTCCGCCGCCATGTGGGACAAGCAGGCCAGAGCCCTGGAAGACGCCGGGATGCGTGTCCTGAAGCCTGATCTGCCGGGCTTTGGAGGCCAGGACGGCCACATGACCAGCCTGCAGGACACCGCTCAGGCGCTGCTGGAAACCTTTCCGGAAGAACCGCTGGCGTTGGTCGGGCTCAGCATGGGCGGCTACCTTGCCCTGGAATTGCTGGCTCAGGCTCCAGGTCGTTTTGACCGGGTGGTCCTGGCTGATACCACCCTGCGCGCAGACTCCCCTGAAAAGCAGGCGGACCGCCTTGCTCAGGCCGAGCGTGTTCTGCGCGAGGGAAGCGGGTTCCTGGTGGAGGCTGCCCGTGACGAGCACGCTCCGGCAACGTTTGAACAGGTCAAGCCGATGATTGAGCTTGCCTCCCGTTCCGGCATTGCCGGGGCGCTGCGGGCCATGGCGGAGCGCCAGGACCAGCGACATACCCTGGAGGCTCTTAAAGTTCCGCTGCTGGTGGTGGTTGGTGCCAATGATCAGCTCACCCCGGTCGACCGCGCCCAGGAAATTGCCGCAGCTGGGCGCGGTCAGCTCATGGTCCTGCCCGAGGCTGCGCACCTGTCCAACATGGATCAGCCGGAGGCTTTCAACACTGCGCTGCTGGAATTCCTGAAGAGCTGA
- a CDS encoding alpha/beta hydrolase: MTAEPGGHELTTIVQPPRAPQPGKAPALVLLHGVGANETSLLGLTPRLDPRLTIISVRAPLELHPGGYGFFRVQFTPEPVIVPHEAEASRQMLIEFLPRLVRQHGIDPEKVFVLGFSQGAIIGASVALSRPDLVAGLVMLSGRILPEARPHFQPRDGLDHLPVFVGHGVADSKLGIHHGRASQALLAELGVQLTCREYDMGHEISPQELDDVNAWLSDRL, encoded by the coding sequence GTGACCGCCGAGCCTGGAGGCCATGAGCTGACCACCATTGTTCAGCCGCCGCGTGCCCCACAGCCCGGCAAAGCTCCTGCACTGGTGCTGTTGCACGGGGTGGGTGCCAACGAAACCAGCCTTCTGGGACTGACGCCCAGGTTGGACCCCCGCCTGACCATCATCAGCGTGCGCGCACCGCTTGAACTTCACCCTGGGGGTTACGGCTTTTTCCGGGTCCAGTTCACGCCCGAGCCCGTGATCGTGCCTCACGAGGCAGAAGCCAGCCGCCAGATGCTGATTGAATTCCTGCCGAGGCTGGTGCGGCAGCATGGCATCGACCCTGAAAAGGTGTTTGTGCTGGGCTTCTCGCAGGGGGCCATCATCGGCGCGAGTGTGGCGCTGTCCAGACCCGATCTGGTGGCCGGTCTGGTGATGCTCAGCGGCCGCATCCTGCCCGAAGCCCGGCCGCACTTCCAGCCACGTGACGGGCTGGACCATCTTCCGGTCTTCGTGGGACACGGCGTCGCGGACTCCAAGCTAGGCATCCATCATGGGCGGGCCAGTCAGGCCCTGCTGGCTGAACTTGGCGTGCAGCTGACCTGCCGCGAGTACGACATGGGCCACGAGATCAGCCCCCAGGAGCTGGATGATGTGAATGCCTGGCTAAGTGACCGGCTGTAA
- a CDS encoding VOC family protein, with translation MTQPQLPLLPGRLPKGLTVGPVELSVSDLDRSVTFYRQVLGMTVLDQQAGAVTLGAGALPLLHLTERPGARAAPAGASGLYHFAVLLPTRADLGRWVRHVAGLGLRVGQGDHLVSEAFYLTDPDGHGIEVYRDRPRSEWQWDLDQVRMASDPIDIPGLLAEPGADQPFAELPGGTVMGHVHLRVSNLAATETFYRQVLGFDVVARWPGALFISVGGYHHHFGLNTWQSEGGAPAPEGSARLERVHLQLPAASDLEHLAQRLQAAGVVFTQKSDSLEVHDPSANLLSFSLAGSAETQRL, from the coding sequence ATGACGCAGCCACAGCTTCCCCTCCTCCCAGGCCGCCTTCCAAAAGGCCTGACCGTGGGCCCGGTCGAGCTCAGCGTGAGTGATCTGGACCGCAGCGTCACCTTCTACCGGCAGGTGCTGGGCATGACGGTCCTGGATCAGCAAGCCGGGGCGGTCACACTCGGTGCTGGCGCCCTGCCGCTCCTGCACCTCACAGAGCGTCCTGGCGCGCGAGCTGCGCCGGCAGGTGCCAGCGGCCTGTATCACTTTGCCGTGCTGCTGCCCACCCGCGCCGACCTGGGCCGCTGGGTGCGGCACGTTGCCGGGCTGGGGTTACGCGTCGGGCAGGGAGATCATCTGGTCAGTGAAGCCTTCTACCTCACTGACCCCGATGGCCACGGCATCGAGGTTTACCGTGACCGTCCCCGCAGCGAATGGCAGTGGGATCTGGACCAGGTCCGGATGGCCAGCGATCCCATCGACATTCCGGGCCTGCTGGCAGAGCCCGGGGCCGATCAGCCGTTCGCGGAGCTTCCTGGCGGCACCGTGATGGGCCACGTTCACCTGCGCGTCAGCAACCTTGCTGCCACAGAAACGTTCTACCGGCAGGTGCTGGGCTTTGATGTCGTGGCCCGCTGGCCCGGCGCCCTGTTTATTTCGGTCGGTGGCTATCACCATCACTTTGGCCTCAACACCTGGCAAAGCGAAGGAGGCGCACCGGCCCCTGAAGGCAGCGCCCGGCTCGAGCGCGTGCACCTTCAGCTGCCTGCCGCTTCGGACCTGGAGCATCTGGCCCAGCGGTTGCAGGCTGCTGGTGTGGTCTTTACGCAGAAGTCGGACAGCCTCGAAGTGCATGACCCTTCGGCCAACCTCCTGAGCTTCTCCCTGGCAGGCTCGGCGGAGACACAGCGCCTGTGA
- a CDS encoding DoxX family protein, whose translation MTTQTTTSFPAAHRVDLALTLLRVVIGAIFIAHGFQKFFLYTLPGTTGAFTQMGVPLPGLTAPLVATLELLGGLALVAGFLTRPVAALLAATMLGALVLVHLPAGFLGANGMEFPLALMAATSALALSGAGRYALDHVLSRRQ comes from the coding sequence ATGACCACCCAGACCACCACCTCGTTTCCGGCTGCACACCGCGTAGACCTCGCCCTGACACTGCTGCGGGTCGTGATTGGCGCGATCTTTATTGCCCACGGCTTCCAGAAGTTCTTTCTCTACACCCTGCCCGGAACCACAGGCGCCTTTACCCAGATGGGCGTGCCCCTTCCCGGCCTGACCGCACCTCTGGTGGCCACACTGGAACTGCTGGGTGGTCTGGCGCTGGTTGCCGGTTTCCTGACCCGGCCCGTGGCCGCGCTGCTGGCTGCAACGATGCTCGGAGCCCTGGTGCTGGTTCACCTGCCGGCAGGCTTTCTCGGCGCCAATGGCATGGAATTCCCTCTGGCCCTGATGGCGGCAACGTCTGCCCTCGCGCTGAGTGGTGCGGGCCGCTACGCACTGGACCACGTGCTGTCCCGCCGCCAGTAA
- a CDS encoding MarR family winged helix-turn-helix transcriptional regulator, translating to MTPISSSPQRPSASRSPEHEAYLALQLLATQLRDETEGLLKAAGLSITQFNVLRILRGSGEQGLTCGEIGTRLINKDPDVTRLLDRMEKQGLVERTRSAQDRRVVLTRISDSGLNVVGQLDTPLEELHRRQFGHLGEMRLRQLLTLLSEVGAPDSSLENT from the coding sequence ATGACACCTATCAGTTCCTCACCTCAGCGGCCCAGTGCGTCCCGTAGCCCGGAGCACGAGGCTTATCTGGCGCTGCAACTTCTGGCCACACAGCTGCGGGACGAGACAGAAGGCCTGTTGAAGGCTGCCGGACTCAGCATCACCCAGTTCAATGTGTTGCGGATTCTGCGCGGCTCCGGTGAACAGGGCCTGACCTGTGGGGAAATCGGCACCCGGCTGATCAACAAGGACCCTGATGTCACCCGGCTGCTCGACCGCATGGAAAAGCAGGGACTGGTCGAGCGTACGCGCAGTGCACAGGACCGGCGTGTGGTCCTGACCCGCATTTCTGACAGTGGCCTCAATGTGGTCGGGCAGCTCGACACTCCCCTGGAAGAGCTGCACCGCCGGCAGTTCGGTCACCTGGGAGAAATGCGTCTGCGGCAGCTGCTGACTCTGCTCTCAGAGGTAGGTGCTCCAGATTCATCTCTGGAAAACACCTGA
- a CDS encoding RNA methyltransferase → MNLAVVLVSPKTPGNVGAAARAMLNMGASDLRIVAPRCDYLDSQALAMAVHAGDLLRSARVFPTLREALGDRDLSVGTSARLRADLPAPRHPALIRPMVRQAAAPALVFGPEETGLINSDLEQCQVTVRIPTGNYASLNLSQAVLLVCYEFLQGQDEPIPVTRKTATREEMEAMYSHLHETMQLIGYTDAVRARHTLRLWRAMLDRGLLSSAESRLFRGFLRQVRWKVEDAAARGTTSARTGAAELEPTQEE, encoded by the coding sequence GTGAATCTTGCGGTGGTCCTGGTTTCTCCGAAAACGCCCGGCAATGTGGGGGCAGCAGCGCGCGCCATGCTGAACATGGGGGCCAGCGATCTGCGTATCGTGGCTCCACGCTGTGACTATCTGGACTCACAGGCGCTGGCCATGGCGGTGCACGCCGGTGACCTTCTCCGCAGCGCGCGGGTTTTTCCGACGCTGCGTGAAGCCCTGGGCGACCGCGACCTCAGCGTCGGCACGAGCGCCCGGTTGCGCGCCGACCTGCCCGCCCCGCGTCATCCTGCGCTGATCCGGCCGATGGTGCGTCAGGCAGCGGCCCCCGCCCTGGTCTTTGGCCCCGAGGAAACCGGTCTGATCAACAGCGACCTGGAGCAGTGTCAGGTCACAGTCCGTATTCCAACTGGCAACTACGCCAGCCTCAATCTTTCACAGGCTGTGCTGCTGGTGTGCTACGAGTTCCTGCAGGGCCAGGATGAGCCCATCCCCGTGACGCGCAAAACCGCGACCCGCGAGGAAATGGAGGCGATGTACTCGCACCTGCACGAGACCATGCAGTTGATCGGGTACACCGACGCTGTACGGGCGCGCCACACCCTGCGCCTGTGGCGCGCCATGCTGGACCGTGGGCTGCTGAGCAGTGCCGAAAGCCGCCTGTTCAGGGGTTTTCTGCGGCAGGTCAGGTGGAAGGTAGAGGACGCCGCTGCACGTGGCACCACAAGCGCGCGGACCGGGGCTGCTGAACTGGAACCCACGCAAGAGGAGTAA